A window of the Lepus europaeus isolate LE1 chromosome 5, mLepTim1.pri, whole genome shotgun sequence genome harbors these coding sequences:
- the RIMS3 gene encoding regulating synaptic membrane exocytosis protein 3, which produces MFNGEPGPASAGTSRNVVRSSSISGEIGSQQAGAGAGTTTAKKRRSSLGAKMVAIVGLTQWSKSTLQLPQPEGATKKLRSNIRRSTETGIAVEMRSRVTRQGSRESTDGSTNSNSSDGTFIFPTTRLGAESQFSDFLDGLGPAQIVGRQTLATPPMGDVHIGIMDRSGQLEVEVIEARGLTPKPGSKSLPATYVKAYLLENGACLAKKKTKMAKKTCDPLYQQALLFDEGPQGRVLQVIVWGDYGRMDHKCFMGMAQIMLDELDLSAPVTGWYKLFPTSSVADSTLGSLTRRLSQSSLESATSPSCS; this is translated from the exons ATGTTTAACGGGGAGCCGGGTCCGGCCTCGGCTGGGACCTCCAGGAACGTGGTGCGGAGTTCCAGCATCAGCGGCGAAATCGGATCCCAGcaagctggggccggggctgggaccACCACCGCCAAGAAGCGGCGCAGCAGCCTGGGCGCCAAGATGGTGGCCATCGTGGGTCTGACGCAGTGGAGCAAGAGCACTCTCCAGCTCCCCCAGCCTG AAGGGGCCACCAAGAAGCTGCGCAGCAACATCCGCCGGAGCACGGAGACGGGCATCGCCGTGGAGATGCGCAGCCGGGTCACGCGCCAGGGCAGCCGCGAGTCCACGGACGGCAGCACTAACAGCAACAGCTCGGACGGCAC GTTCATCTTCCCCACCACCCGGCTTGGGGCCGAAAGCCAGTTCAGCGACTTCCTGGATGGGCTGGGACCAGCCCAGATTGTGGGGCGACAGACGCTGGCAACGCCACCCATGG GAGACGTGCACATCGGCATCATGGACCGGAGTGGCCagctggaggtggaggtgatCGAAGCTCGGGGCCTGACTCCCAAACCAGGCTCCAAATCCCTTCCAG CCACCTATGTCAAGGCTTACCTGCTTGagaatggagcctgcctggccaaGAAGAAGACCAAGATGGCCAAAAAGACCTGTGACCCCCTGTACCAGCAGGCTCTGCTCTTTGATGAGGGGCCCCAGGGCAGGGTGCTGCAG GTGATCGTCTGGGGCGACTATGGCCGCATGGACCACAAGTGCTTCATGGGCATGGCCCAGATCATGCTGGACGAGCTGGACCTGAGTGCGCCGGTCACCGGCTGGTACAAACTCTTCCCCACCTCCTCCGTGGCAGACTCCACACTCGGCTCCCTCACCAGGCGCCTGTCCCAGTCCTCCCTGGAGAGTGCCACCAGTCCCTCGTGTTCCTAA